The DNA sequence AGGGTTAGTTCTCACATGAGTGACGTGTTAGACCATTCAAATCGCACTGCTCAAGATGTTCTTGTGTAGTATATAAACCGCAGTCTGCAAGAAAGGAAGCATCAAGTGACCAtccaatcaatcaatcaattagTAATATAAGTAATTCACAATGAATTCTATTGTTTCATCTCTTATCGCTATTTTGGCACTTCAGGGTAAgccttatattttttatatttaaaaccgatataaaaaacaagaaatatttaataatatttaatatattggaaatttaaatctgtttaatttaaaataataaatcatattccTAAACTTGCAGGATATCTTCTATTTCATTtagataaaatacaaacagttttcaaatatttgataaaaattaactgTCTTGTATTAGTCAAgtgacaataaaaaaaaaatattgaataaaatataaaataaaaattctgataaaattaaacaaagaaaaattatacctacacaggtaactaaataataataacgcataataatgaaaatggtTCAAAGGATGGCGAATTGGAGCATAAAATCAGATAAAAGcataaagttaatattttgtgcCCTTAACTGTTCATAATTGtgtttaattaagtttttaatgtatattCTCTATAGCAGTAAAGACACGCGAAATATGTACCGTAGCTACGTTTCACACACGTTGGATCGCACAAACATCCGACCAAACACTCTAGAtgattcaaaatataatattttgatcatTAAGAATTTTCATTTGTGAAAACGAATcgatattaaaactattatgcctacaaatattttttttaccattAAAATGCGTTTAGAGATAATACCCAATACccaatttttaacaaaagcTATCGCCTCAAAATTGTCAAATTGTCAGaactaaactaaattaaaCGGAATCAAACACCAGCtttcgaataaaaaaatatttatcaaaatccgtGCACCCATCCGTTCCAGTCTTTATTCGTCAGATAACAAACTCACAAAAATACAGATCAATTGAGAATCCTCCTCCTTTTCTGGAAGTCGATTAAATACCTAAGaatcgtttttaaaaatacctaaCACAAGATTATTCTCCTGAATTATgaatatctgaaaaaaaatgacaaaaataatttgaatcgaaaataacaaaaaagtagTAGCGCTGAAAAAGTGTgccaaataattttaatttcaataatctTGACCCTACATTAGCGCTAGATTATCCATAAAAAGGTCACCTATGTTTGATCTATTCATCTAAATGCAGTTAACGCGTAGACGCATGTTTGATTTCAGCACATTTCAAGTCACGCGAATGCTAAaggataaatttattaattgttcatttgtttcaaaatacatattaaattttataattaatgtaatgttgtgtgtaattaaaaaaagggaaacaaaacaaaacaaaagtaGTTACTtagttattgttttaaaataagatttaaattattaggtacaatATAAGTAAACGCGGGGATTGTAACGTATCGTGTACCtgataggtattttttttgtttctatacaACTTTATTCTAGAGTGCGAGTCCTTAATTACTatagatacctaataattaGTCGTttggaattattattaaaaaatatagccAATATCACTTAGTTGTGTAACTTTCcctttaaacaaaaattccCTCAACTTTTCAGGGGTCAATGCAAAGCTTTAAACACATTTTACCAAGAAGCAGGCacttacataaatttttattagttaaaacatatagttagttacctaccattaatttaataaaatttatcattattCACAAAACGTAGGTATCTACTTACTCGTTAAACGTCAGCTAAATTACGGTTATTTTTAAACGTCCTGTCATTTTACGCCATTTAAATACGTTGCACTCAACGACTCGCTTAAGtataatcccaccaaaaacataaatgtaaaaattggagccgagttcaatcgttgacttaatttgccaaaaaaaagaaatgagatctaaatgtgtgccaagttctgcagacagtccagaaatttatttacaaagatgtattaagttcttaggttgactgaaaactcaattgttttattttcccttagagaacaatgtttattccaaaatataacttttttaatttgaataatgtaattattttcacaaagcaaacaactaatgacctattgaaccccataatttgatgaggctagttttacatactgtttatattttgtgaggttctaaaaactagcctcatcaaattaaggggttcaataggtcattagttgtttgctttgtgaaaataattatattattcaaattaaaaaagttatattttggaataaacattgttctctaagggaaaataaaacaattgagttttcagtcaacctaagaacttaatacatctttgtaaataaatttctggactgtctgcagaacttggcacacatttagatctcatttcttttttttggcaaattaagtcaacgattgaactcggctccaatttttacatttatgtttttggtgggatatcattactttttgtacagaaaattactctgcaaatttgatttactttataaatataatactttttatatacgatttttttttcttgcggtttctctgtatggtttgtttagtattattttctatattttcttgtatgttatgactgtcagcgcacattgccacgtcattatctgcaattttttaaactcgttttctgtttaaaagattacatgattttctaaacatccagcgtgaatttgtacacacactattaccaagatgcaaagatcgttgtagaagaatcgtcgccttactccatgacgttacggtattgccatgacgcgatcttgaaattttactctaaacgcgcctaaagatgtttcactcatattaatattacgcaaattaaatcatttcgaccttcgacgaagccttcttccattacaccatttatggtaattatttttgcatgcttgtattggctaaacatgtttgtgctttattaatataattgtatcaccattgaataccatatttaaagcaaaataaagattttatttatttatttatttatttacactgaaattaaaactaaactaaacactcataaataaagaataaataaatgtgaatatgtaaaattatatattatttttaactgtatgagcaataaaggcaatatttttattacaattttcttttattttacgtttaataacagttttgaataaagaaatcatgcaatcgaagtaatccgccctagcgatactagcgcgagtgagtgtgatgtcagaggcgcttcgaatctacagatgtttcgtcctaaaatatgtaaacttcaataatctatatctcagtcatttatggatggatttcaaaatttttttcggccactgattagttttgatctattttttaagactagtaaggtgaatatactattttctttttttttaaacttttccatttttccatacaaacaaaatttatgtcattgaaaaaaaaattaaatacaaataaattcagtattttctgattttttcctttgtatactcgctattacctagttgattacaaaatttgaactttctaggtcatctggaagtgggttaggttttgtatatgtctataagtcagtcagtcttaaaaattgcgatttttggatattaatatctacgcaactgtttaatctgtatttatgaaatttaaggttcttgtttatcttgaggtcctcttgatatgtaccaaatttggtttatataacttaaatagttttcgagttataagggggtgaaaagtggctcgaaatggttcgtgtaaatatacacacggctgctgctcgccagttctcttcgcttgaactcggcttgacacgctgccgcgtgtctagatgattattatttaaattttccaaTTTAATTTAGGGCCTTCGATTGTTgcttttgatatattattattgttctgACCATTACTCTTATTAAATAcgtaatcattatttttaaagatttttttaaaggctCAAAGATGGCTCAATTTTGATATGTTTTACCTCGGTCGTTGTCATCCCTCAACTaggtataatatgatataataattatgactaCCAATCTCtggacataatatatataacatatatAAAGTATCAAAAGTTCTATTTATTAGCTTATTAACACATTACTCTTATTTAACCAAgaatctaaaatataataaaccaaTATAGTGTTTTTGGCACAGATTGTCCTAATTGATTCTTTTGacctcataatattttaattctctTGCaaattttttagaaataagaataataatttaacccAAATGCATATAAGTATAACGTTTCACCATACACACACATCGAGGtaattgtttgtatttataatttaataccttCAGTCGCCCAGTGTTATCTTTACTGCGTAtgtttagtatttttaaatcgCTTATATTTAAACCATATTCATTTCTAACATCTTCGTTACAAACTTCGATTTTCATATGGCATACCCTTTGTACCAACACATTTAGTATCTTACaacaatacctacctactcatCAGATATTCTTCTTAATATCTAGGTACATTAAATTCCTGCAGCTAAAAGATATAATCAATTACATCTCTATACAATGACGTGACTATATAATAcgattgataataataaattagccGCCGTTTAAgctaaatttattgttttgtaagCTTAAGAAACAAAGCACgtatttttgaagattttgataCCTAGCATAGTAATGCAATGTCGTAGTGCAGATTGATGCACACACAATGAAGTTTTTTTGATATTCCTACATTGATTGCGAGTGTCGCCTTGAATAtagaaatgtttatattttgcgtatacataaaaatttaaaagactTTATGGCTAAGTCTACTAAATAAGTAAAACTACTTATTTAATCGATAGATGAGTGTTTTAAAAGGTTAACATTTTCAAAACGCGCTTCATCAGATAGGGGAGAGGGGGGCACATTTGaacactttttaaataattttttttttgtcccGTATGGTATGACCAatcaagatttattttattttaatataagataTGGGGCTTAtactacataaaaaaaattatatttagttattttgactTGCTATAGTTACACagtatcaatttaaaaaaaactcgaTTTTGTTCAAATGTGCCCCGCGAATGGGGCACATTTGAAACCCCTAGGGGCAGTTTTGAAAAACTGGAATAAAATGGAAACCATGTAACTTAGAAAATAatcaacaatatatttatgttatttgtagCTAATATTATGATAGTATACTGTCATTTATGTCTTACAATAACTATTAATTAAAGaaacttatataaaactcTTAACAGCCTGGGGCAGTCTTGAACAAAGAACACGTTATTTTAACCGAGATCAAATTGGACATTGcgaaacaatattaaaaataatattcataagtaACTTAGCAAATATGACATTTTAAAGACgcttaaatctataataaacaATCATGACAACTAAATgaccacaaaatataattattaaaaatgcaaaCCACATCAATACTTTGATAGTTAATACTGCCAAAATATTGgactttgaaataaatttaaatataaatatgagaTAGGTTAAAGTACCTAACCCATCTTAAATTTACTGAagtcaaaattaaaagttaataaagcCGTAAAGTAAAGAGTGCCGtttcataaaacttttcaTCCACTCGATCCCCGCCAACTTGTTATTTAACCATTTTTCAGGGCACTTTCCTAAAGCTCTTGCATATTCATAAGCCAACTCTCGGCCCTGTAAATATGTTAAACCATAGTTCATACTGGACATTTTCAAAAAGTAACCTTCCAGCATACGCTCCTCATCATTGGTAAAAATTTGATGCGTGGTGTGTTTGCTGCTATAGTTTTCATTTTTTGGCGTTATGTTTTccttaaattttttaactctataaaataaagttgacggttttatgttaaatatcgTAGCAGCGGTCCTCAACTTCATGCCATCATTGACAACATATGAAACAGCTCGTTGGGCATCTTCTTCGATCACAtcactttcttttttttttataatttcttaccATTATGACTGTAAAGTAAGGAcagtaaaaaatgtaattacttacttagTAAAAGGGTCAGCTTTACATGTATATGTGTATGGGGCAGTTttgaacattttattcaaaagtgCCCCAGTTATTTTGAACAAAACTGCCCCAATACCAACcttcacaaataaaaaaatttggaCGTGAAAGTAACTTGTGTTCAATGATctcatatttgtaaatactttGTCTGTAATACGTGaaacactataaaataataacaactcgaatataatacttacgtCTTCagtaatttacatttaaccaaaaaaatatttgtttactttCGTCTCCGTCAAAGTAACCGGCAATATTTTCGCAAAATGACACTGACATAGACGTTAGTTGACAACTGACAGACGTGTAGTTCGGTGTTACCAGTATTAAAAAGGTGATGGAGGTCGAAAACAGTAAAGGATGCGTTCATAAATCGAATAATTCAAAACTGCCCCTGTTCTAAACTGCCCCCCTCTCCCCTACCTAtggatttttcattttttaatttttaataaatataattacctaatgtttattcaaaatatgcgTACCAGATTCTAACGTAGTTCAATTTTACACCTTTATAGCACTACGTGCtttctttaaattaagtacattttattacggctataaaataaaatcgtcTGGCATACAAATAAGCCAtgtattgaataatatatgACGTGATTCTAAATTTTGGAACGGCggacaatattaatttaatctatgcAGAGTTGGATTTATTGtcgtatttaattaatgtaaaatgcACCTATTGGTCTAATGGATATTAAGTGCTACCAAATCAtttcatattcaaataatatttttttatcgtttatcgtttatattatacaaacaaCTAAAATCTAATGATAGTAGTAACTACAAAggaattatgtttattaaacaTGATCTACTGAATGGACGGCTTACGGCTTAATccttattagtaggatattagGCAataatatcctactaatattataaatgcgaaagtttgtgaggatgtgtgtgtgtgtgtgtttgttactctttcacgcaaatactactgaaccgattacaatgaaatttagcacacatatagagggtaacttggattaacacatataGGATCGGTtacatcccggaaatcccaagggaacgggaactatgcgggtttttcttacaaaacgcgggcgaagccgcgggcggaatatATTGTCAGTCTAACATGATGCCAATAGCCCAATAATGAGCCACATTTGATTGGGAGATAATTGGTAATCTGTTTCGATTGAATTAAAATGTCTTTCAGAGAATTTTGCAACATCATCATTCTGAAACACAATGGCAAATTTCCTATAACCTTAAACTGGGTCGAACATGGTTTAAAAACCATAACCTCATTGAAAGccttatcttatcttaatgtaccaacaatacaatacaattccCTCCAAAGTTATAAAGTATCTggtaatcattattttaaggATACCTACGAGTTTAAGAGAAGATAGGTACATATGCAGCGATTCATGGcagctttttatatttatcaatatttcgCAGTGTCTATGGTCTTCGGTTGGGGCTACCGTGCTTCTGACCAAAGACGTTGGGCGGTACTACACCCAGCATGCGGCGGCCGTCAGCAATCACCAATTGCTATTTCTGCTCGTCAAGCCATCCCCATTTCCATACCCGCCATGGAACTTATCGGGTATCAGAATCCACTCCCGGGACCATTGACCATAACCAATAATGGACATTCTGGTAAACTGAGttacaataaatttgattataattttcagtACAAAAttggtaaattaatttttcagttctCACCAGTGGCGCATGTTTATAATTCTATTGATTTTCAGTCGCATTAAGCGTCCCTAAGTACTCCTCTGAAGAAGAAAAGAAGGGATTCCGTCTGCCATATATTTTCGGCGGTCCTCTCGACAACGAGTACGAGATTGAAGGTCTGCACTTCCATTGGGGCGATAAAAACAACCGCGGTTCAGAACACACTCTTAACGACATGCGTCTGCCTCTTGAAATGCACATCATCCACAGGAACAAGAAATACAGGAGCCTTGCTGAAGCTCTCCAGCACCCTGATGGTCTCTGCGTTCTTGCTTTCTTCTATCAGGTAAATCGTTAACTGCTCATTATCTTACAATATCTCTAGCTCATAATATTAGTTGAgaattttgtttgaacgcgctaatcttaggaaATACTTTTtcgatatgaaaaattatttttgtgttgaaTAGTGAAGGAAGGCTAGGAGAACAACGTGCGTGAAACCGcagggaacagctagtatttcATATGTACGAAATTTTACACGCTTCGGGTGGGCGCAAAATTTTGTCGTTCCATTAATATGCAAGACGTGCGTCCTAAGAATACGACATTATCGTTTACCAGCGAAGGCGTTGAATACCTTATAACCGTAATTTTTTACATCGActttaaatattagaaaaagtAACATTATGATATTACAGGTCGTGGAATTCGAAGCCAAGCTGCTAACTCCCATCGTGAAGAATCTGTCCACTATTGAGAATTACAACACCAGTATGCAACTTCCCCATACCTTCTCCCTCTCTTCCATCCTCTCCGGACTGGACTCTGAACGTTTCTACACCTACAAGGGCTCCCTCACCACCCCACCTTGCGCTGAAGCCGTCACATGGGTCGTTTTCTCTGACTACCTCCCGATTTCTGTCTTCCAggtattcaatattatttaagatgttatattttttgtattcctaacaataaatataatataataataacagaaaacgaataaaactaataaatgcAGAATTGTTAATTGGTGCTATATCttgtatgaataaatatcACCTAATATTTAACagcaataaaatacttaaacttTTTTACAGATGGATAACTTCCGTGGTCTCCTCTCCAACCTGAACTTGCCGCTTGTGGACAACTTCAGGCAGCTCCAGCCACTCTTCGGCCGTCGTATATTCGTGAGAATCACATCCAAGAATCCCAAATTCAAGAAGACCAAGCTCCACTACTCCAAATGGGACTGGGTTGGCCACAAGAAAGCCGAAAATGACGTCAACGAATTCGATGACTAAACATTATGAATATTCAAATTTCGAATTAAATTAACCAATCACCGCTCCTCGTTCTTTACGGGTACTAATgaatctaattaattaatgatttgtaattttgttaAGTGATTAATATGGTTGTGTGCACTGTATCATATTGTATATTTGTGCAAtcagtattattataagttaatgtaaataataaataaatatataaataaataatttgcttttatttcaagtatactttaattacattaataattgaatttgtgTATAAAGCCAACAAACTACTAGGTAGCGTAGTTATCAGCGCCAAACATAGactgaaaagaaaataattgttattagtctaactaataaataactacaaatataataacaaatgaaaaaatataaaaaatacatacatacaccaCACCATGCACACTCAGgggacaaaaataaaacgcatttaaattgttcataatatactataataaaatttcaacaatCTATACAatgttataagttataacatatttaatactCATTGTTAGGCATTTGCACACAATTTAATAGATCAGTTTatttctgaaaataaaatggttGCGGAATGTATTAACTTAACGGATTGAAATTGCACACAGGATTAAATGcgacttttaaataaattagttgtTAGTTGTTACATTATGGGTCTTGGCATATTTACAGGTGCCAGTCTGTATCATACAGACAAACCATGCAATATAATGTTCTTAGCGTACCAAGTCTTCGGGGTTGAACATGCCCtgtgaacaaataaaaaggttttgatacataggaaaaaaattctttttcGGTCAGTTTGATAAGTAACAAGcagaatatgaaaaattatactaaaaatatattgaaataaaaaaattgttattgtatagtaatacaaaattatttttatttgaattattaaaatattaaattaaataaaaaacgataCATAGTTGGTGAGATGATGTAAAGTCAAACAAAATTCATGGTCACCCTAACTAACATTTCTACAAACATCAATGACTGGTTGAGTTGTCAAAATGTTAGACAAGGACCATTAACCGTTGAGAGACCTCTCGCTCGGACAGCTTTTGGTTAGATTCCGCATATGAGGAAAAAGCAACCCTAAGCATATAGatcttattttatcaaaacaaaattttttttggtgCATGTTGCGCTGACGCTTGgttgaaattgttaattttgattaatagtaaaaagtaaaatagagAAGATAAgtgaataattaatgaatagtagaaaaaaagaaaatattgtaaagtCCATATCTCTGATTTTGCTCCATAAACCGTTTTACATCCAACATAATGTTTAATGCagtttgataaaatttaaaaacgatGAGTTAGCTAGTTGCTATGTAACACtcttaaaatgtaaaaaaatatgttcgaAATTAACTTCTGTCTTTTAttggaaatatattatttttccattttacgcttacttaaacatattttactcCTTACGAATTTTCATCATCAAATatctctatatatttttttacaatttatcaGAGATATGATATATATCAATTTATCAGTTTCATTCTCCatcacacatttttttttaatttataataaaaaaatatatgaataaatactttatttccaaaataaaatactaccttAGCGCGACGTAAAATGGAGTCCTTGCTGGCGTCATACGGGTGGTCCTTAGACGGAATCTCCAATACTGATGGTACAGGGGCAGTGTGTGCGTCAATGACGTGTCGGATCAGTTCCGCTACATTTTGGTTGATCAGGATGATGTCGATGTCATCACGCTTGACGAATCTCTTGAAACAGTCCTCAATTTCGCTGACTGGAGTGTCTGTTGGCGATAGGGATATGTCATTAATTCTAGTGTTAAGATACTAGATTTTCACCTGAGGTTTTGCTTGCAATGTCATAGAGAATAAACAGAAATTGTCATtgttgttacatttttaatatagcaCCACCTGTCTCAATCTTAACTTTTGGGAGTGATACAGATGAGGAAATCTAACCCATGGGCATAAGATTTCTTACTAtagaataacaataaaattatataattgttatgttattggaaaacaaacatactacgcatttataatgttagcATTACATcagacaaatattttaatgtgaaattgcatttttttgtttgtatctTTTTCACATTGCAATAGAGAGATTTAATTGTATGATTTTTGAAATTGGTGAGGCCAGAGTGTTGGTCAATGTCGTGAGtattttagtaattatttttaaataaaacaatcaattAGCGATACAACTATGAAGGAACAAAATCAACGAATCAtctaaataattgatttttaataatgcaATAAAACTTTTGGTAAGTATTAAAGATTCCTCTTACATTGTATACTACTGTTAGTAGCACATACTTCagttataaatacatagaaCGATCAGTTACCTTACTTCGgatttaaatacttatataatccTTTATTCTAAACACATTTTTTCATGATCATTCATGATTTTCAAGTacattgatgaaatttgaattattactATTGAATACAAATACTACGACGTTACTTACTTTTATCTACGACCATGAAATTTGGGTGTCTGTTCTTGTTAATTTCACCGATACCCCCCAACAGGAATCCAACGCAAGTATCctggaaaaacaaaaaaaataagaattataaaattataaaaaatttatatatcacTATAAAAACAAACGCCAATCAACATTTATTTGGATAGTTGTTGATAGAAAAACTAAAGACATACCTCATCTCCGATAACACTAATAAGTTTTCCTTTTACTGCAGCTTGAAGGGccattttagaatttttaaattattatttggtattttaatgaaattaagaaCTGTCACACGAAATTCATCACCTGACTAAAGATTTTTTTGGTAAGGTTGGTAAGCCTGAAAAAATTGGATACTTGATTTGAAAACGAAGTTTTAAATATggctttaaattttatatatattatataatattctgattaaaaatttcacttaaaacataaaagagTTAAGAGATAAACGTGAATAATCGTTTATATAAAAcgtttaatttcattaattcttCTTCATCTtaatccttttttttaatggcAACTCGTGGCTGAAAGTTACAGTCAACTTGACACTGACAAACATCATTCCATTCGATTTTTGAAGCttgttttgtaaatgttgTGACTTGTGGCATGcagaaatatttcatttttacttagtaattaattataagtcgATATATATGTTTCAATGTTAACAATAAAACCGTGACcaaaactaatataaatatgttgaACATTCAAAATTATGGTAGTAGTTCAGAAGACGAAGAAAATGACTCAGAAACTATACAACAACATAGTAACGAAAAGTTATTGACTCACTTGAAGCCTGTTGATCCAAATTTATCTATAGCTAAGAAAATGCAAGTATGTGCTGCACCAGTAGTAATGCCTACGGTAAGTCATCTACAAAAACTATACTTCGCATCACATTTATGTTATGATTtctttaatagtttttatattacagaacAATGATGACACAAGAGTACTTTTACCGAAAAATCAAGAACTAATGCACAATCCTAGGTATGAAGAGTTATTTGCTCCTGAATATGGTCCGGAGAATCCTTTTCGAACACAACAGATGAAAGCTGAGAGAAATATGTTGTCAGGTTATGTGGAGAAAGCACATATAAGTGAATTCCAATTTGAGAACCAGCGGAGGACGTTCACGAGTTACGGTTATGCTGTAGATCCCTCCACAGAACCTATTCCTGATAGTGGTAAAGGAGATGGAATTGTtggtatgtttatttgtattctataaatattaataataaactgattgatatactataatatttattaaagtacagtattgtttttacattttattttatttagataataaaaaaggttGATTACGAACTAATAGTTGTGAAATcttctaaattattt is a window from the Colias croceus chromosome 7, ilColCroc2.1 genome containing:
- the LOC123693280 gene encoding V-type proton ATPase subunit F yields the protein MALQAAVKGKLISVIGDEDTCVGFLLGGIGEINKNRHPNFMVVDKNTPVSEIEDCFKRFVKRDDIDIILINQNVAELIRHVIDAHTAPVPSVLEIPSKDHPYDASKDSILRRAKGMFNPEDLSMFGADNYAT
- the LOC123693279 gene encoding carbonic anhydrase 7 — protein: MNSIVSSLIAILALQVSMVFGWGYRASDQRRWAVLHPACGGRQQSPIAISARQAIPISIPAMELIGYQNPLPGPLTITNNGHSVALSVPKYSSEEEKKGFRLPYIFGGPLDNEYEIEGLHFHWGDKNNRGSEHTLNDMRLPLEMHIIHRNKKYRSLAEALQHPDGLCVLAFFYQVVEFEAKLLTPIVKNLSTIENYNTSMQLPHTFSLSSILSGLDSERFYTYKGSLTTPPCAEAVTWVVFSDYLPISVFQMDNFRGLLSNLNLPLVDNFRQLQPLFGRRIFVRITSKNPKFKKTKLHYSKWDWVGHKKAENDVNEFDD